One genomic region from Pseudoduganella lutea encodes:
- a CDS encoding hybrid sensor histidine kinase/response regulator, translating to MPRLKSLRARLILLVALAITPMAAMTVLTGVREREHAIDVARENLQRVANLAAANEAQSLEGARQILRDLSSIPDLLDNQEDCSVLLSDILSKNTDYVNFGLIQMNGDVTCSAVTSVGLVNLGDRPHFRRAIAERRFIASNYVFGRVIGKHTVNLTYPVIKNGTVRAVLFAALDLVELDKFVLDVQLSPGSMLWTVDANGTIISRRPDPVGWFGKPIAPHLRQAVTARPNVPVLLTDADGVERLYAFARVGKRDISDYTVIIGIPYDEIVAAATRDQLIAIVGLAATITLALLAAWFGGDILIVRRVQTLARTANRIATGSLDTRTGLRYEDEEIGALARSLDEMAQALQKKELERDTAAASLQAADRRKDEFLAMLAHELRNPLAPISSGAQVLKMAHADNPAIARTAEIIARQVEHMTRLIDDLLDVSRVTRGLVKLNRQPLDLRTVVEDAVEQAYPLFKSKRQQLELDIPHAAMGINADHKRMVQVVANLLNNAAKYTQEYGHIRVQLERDGEQVRLVVADDGIGMTPELVARVFELFTQAERTSDRSQGGLGLGLALARTLVTLHGGTLRAESAGLDQGSAFTVELPYEEPPAQPGGVGSTPAPGAKAARPGRLRCLVVDDNVDAAQTLALFLEAAGHVVHVAFRAAEALELGRRHAPQLCFLDIGLPDTDGNELARQLRVLPQTAHAQLVAVTGYGRKEDQEKSIAAGFDQYFVKPMDTAKLVQLLAALKPDEVH from the coding sequence GTGCCTCGCCTGAAAAGCCTGCGTGCGCGCCTGATCCTGCTCGTTGCGCTGGCAATCACGCCCATGGCGGCCATGACGGTGCTGACCGGCGTGCGCGAACGCGAGCATGCGATCGACGTGGCGCGCGAGAACCTGCAGCGGGTGGCCAACCTGGCCGCGGCCAACGAGGCGCAGTCGCTGGAAGGTGCGCGGCAGATCCTGCGCGACCTGTCCAGCATTCCCGACCTGCTGGACAACCAGGAAGACTGCAGCGTGCTGCTGTCGGACATCCTGTCGAAGAACACCGATTACGTGAACTTCGGGCTGATCCAGATGAATGGCGACGTTACCTGCAGCGCGGTTACGTCGGTGGGCCTGGTCAACCTGGGCGACCGGCCGCATTTCCGCCGCGCGATCGCGGAGCGCCGCTTCATCGCCAGCAACTACGTGTTCGGCCGCGTGATCGGCAAGCATACGGTCAACCTGACCTACCCGGTCATCAAGAACGGCACCGTGAGGGCAGTCCTGTTCGCGGCGCTGGACCTTGTCGAACTGGACAAGTTCGTGCTCGACGTGCAGCTGTCGCCCGGCTCGATGCTGTGGACGGTCGATGCCAATGGCACGATCATTTCCCGCCGGCCCGATCCCGTCGGCTGGTTCGGCAAGCCGATCGCGCCGCACCTGCGGCAGGCGGTGACGGCACGGCCGAACGTGCCGGTGCTGCTCACCGATGCCGACGGCGTCGAGCGGCTGTACGCGTTTGCGCGCGTGGGCAAGCGGGATATTTCCGACTACACCGTGATCATCGGCATCCCGTACGACGAGATCGTGGCGGCCGCCACGCGCGACCAGCTGATCGCCATCGTGGGCCTTGCGGCGACCATCACGCTGGCGCTGCTGGCGGCATGGTTCGGCGGCGACATCCTGATCGTGCGCCGCGTGCAGACCCTGGCGCGCACCGCCAACCGCATCGCCACCGGCTCGCTCGACACGCGCACCGGCCTGCGCTACGAGGACGAGGAAATCGGCGCGCTGGCGCGCTCGCTGGACGAGATGGCGCAGGCGTTGCAGAAGAAGGAACTGGAGCGCGATACGGCGGCCGCTTCGCTGCAGGCGGCGGACCGCCGCAAGGACGAGTTCCTGGCCATGCTGGCGCATGAGTTGCGCAATCCGCTGGCACCGATCAGCTCGGGCGCGCAGGTGCTCAAGATGGCCCATGCCGACAACCCGGCCATCGCGCGCACGGCGGAAATCATCGCGCGCCAGGTCGAGCACATGACACGGCTGATCGACGACCTGCTGGACGTGTCGCGTGTCACGCGCGGCCTCGTCAAGCTGAACCGGCAGCCGCTGGACCTGCGCACCGTGGTGGAAGACGCGGTGGAGCAGGCCTACCCGCTGTTCAAGTCGAAGCGCCAGCAACTGGAACTGGACATTCCGCACGCCGCGATGGGAATCAACGCCGACCACAAGCGCATGGTGCAGGTGGTGGCGAACCTGCTCAACAACGCTGCCAAGTACACGCAGGAGTATGGCCACATCCGCGTGCAGCTCGAGCGCGATGGCGAGCAGGTGCGGCTGGTGGTGGCGGACGACGGCATCGGCATGACGCCGGAACTGGTGGCGCGCGTGTTCGAGCTGTTCACGCAGGCCGAGCGCACGTCCGACCGCTCGCAGGGCGGCCTGGGCCTGGGCCTGGCGCTGGCGCGCACGCTGGTGACGCTGCATGGCGGCACCTTGCGGGCCGAGAGCGCCGGCCTGGACCAGGGCAGCGCGTTTACCGTGGAACTGCCGTACGAGGAACCGCCAGCCCAGCCGGGGGGCGTCGGCAGCACCCCTGCGCCGGGCGCGAAGGCCGCCCGGCCCGGCAGGCTGCGCTGCCTCGTGGTGGACGACAACGTCGACGCGGCGCAGACGCTGGCGTTGTTCCTCGAGGCTGCGGGCCACGTGGTGCACGTGGCATTCCGCGCCGCCGAGGCGCTGGAGCTGGGGCGCCGCCATGCGCCACAGCTGTGCTTCCTCGACATCGGCCTGCCCGATACGGACGGCAACGAGCTTGCCCGGCAACTGCGCGTGCTGCCGCAAACGGCCCATGCGCAACTGGTTGCGGTCACCGGCTATGGCCGCAAGGAAGACCAGGAAAAATCGATCGCCGCCGGCTTCGACCAGTATTTCGTCAAGCCGATGGACACGGCCAAGCTGGTGCAGCTGCTGGCAGCCCTGAAGCCCGACGAGGTGCATTGA
- a CDS encoding zinc-dependent alcohol dehydrogenase, with product MLAMNYRGPFRVRADHKPDPVIEHPGDAIVRVTRSCICGSDLHLYHGLVPDTRVGTTFGHEFVGIVEEVGSQVTKLKVGDHVLVPFNVFCGSCFFCQKELYGNCHNTNPQASAVGGIYGYSHTAGGFDGGQAEFVRVPMADVGPTVIPADMDEDDAVLLTDALPTGYQAAEMGDISEGDTVVVFGAGPVGIFAAKSAWLFGAGRVIVVDHVDYRLDFVRRYAQCEVVNFREVDDMALHIKKMTDWLGADVCIDAVGCEAAGSAAQTITGVHLMMQAGSATALHWCINSVRKGGNVSIVGVYGPTFNAIPIGNALNKGLTLRMNQASVKRHLPRLIEHIQAGRIDPKQIITHRVPLEEVSDAYHIFSSKLDDCIKTVLIPPSANQVRAIESTANH from the coding sequence ATGCTGGCGATGAATTACCGCGGACCGTTCCGGGTCCGCGCCGACCACAAGCCCGACCCCGTCATCGAACACCCCGGCGACGCCATCGTGCGCGTCACCCGATCCTGCATCTGCGGTTCCGACCTGCACCTCTACCACGGCCTGGTGCCCGACACGCGCGTGGGCACGACCTTCGGCCACGAATTCGTCGGCATCGTCGAGGAAGTGGGCTCGCAGGTCACCAAGCTGAAGGTGGGCGACCATGTGCTGGTGCCGTTCAACGTGTTTTGCGGATCGTGCTTCTTTTGCCAGAAGGAGCTGTACGGCAATTGCCACAACACGAATCCGCAAGCGTCGGCGGTGGGCGGCATCTATGGCTATTCGCACACGGCGGGCGGTTTCGATGGCGGCCAGGCCGAGTTCGTGCGCGTGCCGATGGCCGACGTGGGCCCCACGGTGATCCCGGCGGATATGGACGAGGATGACGCGGTCCTGCTGACCGACGCGCTGCCGACAGGCTACCAGGCCGCCGAGATGGGCGACATCTCGGAAGGCGACACCGTCGTCGTGTTCGGCGCCGGCCCGGTGGGCATCTTTGCCGCGAAGTCGGCCTGGCTGTTCGGGGCAGGGCGCGTGATCGTCGTCGACCATGTCGATTACCGGCTCGATTTCGTGCGGCGCTATGCGCAGTGCGAGGTCGTCAATTTCCGCGAAGTGGACGACATGGCGCTGCACATCAAGAAGATGACGGACTGGCTGGGCGCCGACGTGTGCATCGATGCCGTCGGCTGCGAAGCGGCCGGCAGCGCCGCGCAGACGATCACCGGCGTCCACTTGATGATGCAGGCCGGCTCGGCCACTGCGCTGCACTGGTGCATCAATTCCGTGCGCAAGGGTGGCAATGTGTCGATCGTGGGCGTGTACGGCCCCACCTTCAATGCGATCCCCATCGGCAACGCGCTGAACAAGGGGCTGACGCTGCGGATGAACCAGGCCAGCGTGAAGCGCCACCTGCCGCGGCTGATCGAGCATATCCAGGCCGGCCGTATCGACCCGAAGCAGATCATCACGCACCGCGTGCCGCTCGAGGAAGTGTCGGATGCGTATCACATCTTTTCGTCAAAGCTGGACGACTGCATCAAGACGGTGCTGATCCCGCCGTCGGCGAACCAGGTGCGTGCCATCGAATCCACCGCGAACCATTGA
- a CDS encoding DUF2905 domain-containing protein, producing the protein MRQLLIILGVILLLAGLAWPWLSKLPLGRLPGDVNVVREGFSFHFPIVTCIVVSIVVSFLVWWFRR; encoded by the coding sequence ATGAGACAGCTCCTGATCATTCTCGGTGTCATCCTGCTGCTGGCCGGCCTCGCCTGGCCATGGCTGAGCAAGCTGCCCCTGGGCCGGCTGCCCGGCGACGTCAACGTGGTGCGCGAAGGCTTCAGTTTCCATTTCCCGATCGTTACCTGCATCGTCGTGTCGATCGTGGTTTCGTTCCTTGTCTGGTGGTTCCGGCGCTGA
- a CDS encoding NUDIX hydrolase: MRLDTSCGTLIVDAAGRLLLCHVTGTKHWDIPKGVRDAGETALEAARRELFEEAGLAIDAGRFIDLGEFAYRRDKRLHLFRVEAGAELCSLDHLACTSFFPHHVTGEPTPEADAFRWATRDEVRTLCWPRMAERLLALDW, encoded by the coding sequence ATGCGATTGGATACGTCTTGCGGCACCCTGATCGTCGACGCGGCGGGCCGCCTGCTGCTGTGCCACGTGACGGGAACGAAGCATTGGGATATCCCGAAAGGGGTGCGCGATGCCGGCGAAACGGCGCTGGAAGCGGCGCGCCGCGAACTGTTCGAGGAGGCGGGGCTGGCGATCGATGCGGGCCGCTTCATCGACCTGGGCGAATTCGCCTATCGCCGCGACAAGCGGCTGCACCTGTTCCGCGTGGAGGCCGGCGCGGAGCTGTGCTCACTCGACCATCTTGCCTGCACCAGCTTCTTCCCGCACCACGTGACGGGCGAACCCACGCCGGAAGCGGATGCGTTCCGCTGGGCAACGCGCGACGAGGTGCGCACGCTGTGCTGGCCGCGCATGGCCGAGCGCCTGCTGGCGCTGGACTGGTAG
- a CDS encoding RrF2 family transcriptional regulator, translating to MRLTTFTDYTLRSLMYLGMHRDRLATIQDIADLHGISKNHLTKVIHQLGMSGLVETVRGRNGGLRLKREPGDINIGAVVRASEPDFHMAECFDPASAGCAFAGACGLQGKLAQATEAFLAVLDGVTLADLLPGARRQEQAILLHMPERQPAS from the coding sequence ATGAGACTGACCACTTTCACCGACTATACCTTGCGCTCCCTGATGTACCTGGGCATGCATCGCGACCGCCTGGCCACGATCCAGGATATCGCGGACCTGCACGGCATCTCGAAGAACCATCTCACCAAGGTGATCCACCAGCTCGGCATGTCGGGCCTGGTCGAGACGGTGCGCGGCCGCAACGGCGGCCTGCGCCTGAAGCGCGAGCCCGGCGACATCAACATCGGCGCCGTGGTGCGCGCCAGCGAACCGGACTTCCACATGGCCGAATGCTTCGATCCCGCCAGTGCCGGCTGCGCCTTCGCCGGCGCATGCGGCCTGCAGGGCAAGCTGGCGCAGGCCACCGAAGCGTTCCTGGCCGTGCTCGACGGCGTTACGCTGGCCGACCTGCTGCCCGGCGCGCGGCGGCAGGAGCAGGCGATCCTGCTGCACATGCCCGAGCGCCAGCCCGCTTCCTGA
- the hmpA gene encoding NO-inducible flavohemoprotein, with amino-acid sequence MLSAEHRAIVSATVPILEQGGEALTRHFYPILFRDYPQVKPYFNQTHQADGAQPRALANAVLMYAKNIDRLEALGPLVNQIVAKHVALNILPEHYPMVGASLLQAIREVLGAEVATDAVIDAWGAAYGQLADILTGVEARAYEALKAAPGGWNGLRRFIVAAKRRESDEITTFVFRPEDGQAVADFQPGQYIGLRAIVDGVDQRRNYSLSAAPNGQTYQISVKREAGGAMSNHLHDAVNEGDVVELLPPSGVFTLAPHDSRPIVFISGGVGITPTLAMLPAALASGRPVHFIHAARHGGVHAFRNHVDELAARHPQLRRHYVYAEDRGQGAGGAPDAVGLLDSDKLAAWLPASRDVDAYFLGPQPFMKAVKHALRELGVPESQTRYEFFGPAAALE; translated from the coding sequence ATGCTGTCCGCCGAACATCGCGCCATCGTTTCCGCCACCGTACCCATCCTCGAGCAGGGTGGCGAGGCGCTGACCCGCCACTTCTATCCGATCCTGTTCCGCGACTATCCGCAGGTGAAGCCGTACTTCAACCAGACTCATCAGGCCGATGGCGCCCAGCCACGCGCGCTGGCCAATGCCGTGCTGATGTACGCGAAGAACATCGACCGGCTGGAAGCGCTGGGCCCGCTGGTGAACCAGATCGTCGCCAAGCACGTGGCGCTGAACATCCTGCCCGAGCATTACCCGATGGTGGGCGCCAGCCTGCTGCAGGCGATCCGCGAAGTACTGGGTGCCGAGGTGGCGACCGATGCCGTGATCGACGCCTGGGGCGCGGCATACGGGCAGCTGGCGGACATCCTGACCGGCGTTGAAGCCCGGGCCTATGAAGCGCTGAAGGCGGCGCCGGGTGGCTGGAACGGCCTGCGCCGCTTCATCGTTGCCGCGAAGCGGCGCGAAAGCGACGAGATCACCACGTTCGTGTTCCGGCCGGAAGATGGCCAGGCCGTGGCGGATTTCCAGCCGGGCCAGTACATCGGCCTGCGCGCCATCGTCGATGGCGTGGACCAGCGCCGCAACTACTCGTTGTCGGCCGCGCCTAACGGGCAGACCTACCAGATCAGCGTGAAGCGCGAGGCGGGCGGGGCGATGTCGAATCACCTGCACGACGCGGTCAACGAAGGCGACGTCGTCGAACTGCTGCCGCCGTCCGGCGTGTTCACGCTGGCGCCGCATGACAGCCGGCCGATCGTGTTCATCAGCGGCGGTGTCGGCATCACGCCCACGCTGGCGATGCTGCCGGCAGCGCTGGCAAGCGGCCGCCCCGTGCACTTCATCCATGCCGCGCGCCATGGTGGCGTGCATGCGTTCCGGAACCATGTCGACGAGCTGGCCGCGCGCCACCCGCAGCTGCGTCGCCATTATGTGTATGCGGAAGACCGCGGCCAGGGCGCCGGCGGGGCGCCGGATGCGGTGGGCTTGCTGGACAGCGACAAGCTGGCGGCCTGGTTACCGGCTTCGCGCGACGTGGATGCGTATTTCCTGGGACCGCAGCCGTTCATGAAAGCGGTGAAGCATGCGCTGCGCGAGCTGGGCGTGCCGGAAAGCCAGACCCGCTACGAGTTCTTCGGCCCGGCCGCGGCGCTGGAGTGA
- a CDS encoding phosphate ABC transporter substrate-binding protein, whose protein sequence is MLNRKLLSALAATLLVGSASAADLVVIVSARAPVTALSAEQVADIFLSEANRFPDGSEAVAVDQQTGTPVRDEFYGKVARRSPALMKAYWTKLIFTGRGQPPREVAGNAAVRKLVADNPGMIGYIERSALDPSVRAILQVR, encoded by the coding sequence ATGTTGAATCGAAAACTTCTGTCCGCGCTGGCCGCCACCCTGCTCGTCGGCAGTGCCAGTGCCGCCGACCTGGTGGTCATCGTCTCGGCGCGCGCGCCGGTCACGGCGCTGAGCGCCGAGCAGGTGGCCGACATCTTCCTGTCCGAAGCCAACCGTTTCCCGGACGGCAGCGAGGCGGTCGCGGTCGACCAGCAGACCGGCACCCCGGTGCGCGACGAGTTCTACGGCAAGGTGGCGCGCCGGTCGCCGGCGCTCATGAAGGCCTACTGGACGAAACTGATCTTCACGGGCCGCGGCCAGCCGCCGCGCGAAGTGGCCGGCAACGCCGCCGTGCGCAAGCTCGTCGCCGACAACCCCGGCATGATCGGCTACATCGAGCGGTCCGCGCTCGACCCGAGCGTGCGCGCCATCCTGCAGGTGCGGTAA
- a CDS encoding bifunctional diguanylate cyclase/phosphodiesterase, with amino-acid sequence MTPAARPESRGNRWLRLGLETYVSLPLFTLLLLGVIWAATFHFIGNERVAAQEAARDSVMELLDTYEAQVARNLNGIDQTLKLVKYAAERKGPTEALPELAQEGLLPPGMVFAVSIADATGRIVASSPDAPGMTVAGERYFTIHRERDTGQPFVARTARDRGRKDWHIHFTRRLNGPDGLFAGAVILEVDPSYFTSGYERARQGDQGLLAIAGSDGVMRSVRIGERTSWGQTVDLAAWERPAAQPWTSALDGVPRYTATRMLRTYGLVVVAGLAEAEQMAPFEARRRTHLWEAGVASAVLFLVIVLVWAWSWQGAKARRRIRRAQETYAAASEANLDAFFVLRAIWSKGAGADRRITDFRIVSANSRAEQITGLAKDVMRNNTLLQWLPRARATGMFDRLCAIMAKGGVYQEEWHNDMPEFKAEWMHWQVVGVEGGVVAILRDITESKRDAERIFHMAHHDALTGLPNRSLIGDRLEQSILLAERESQQVMVAFVDLDSFKLVNDTLGHTAGDELLKTVAGRMVDCVRKSDTVGRFGGDEFVLVLPQGDAGDADRAALLEKILAAVVRPVLLDGQEVQVSCSIGAAVYPHDGRDRDTLMMNADAAMYRAKELGKNNCQFYAQEMNASLEEKLALMEGLRRAVDDKQLRLLYQPKVDLASGQVFGVEALIRWQHPERGMVRPDLFIPLAEESGMIVAIGEWVLREACRQARDWQDAGLPPISMSVNVSPRQFDDRRLVARVAAALAEAGLEPGWLELEVTESLIMRDVQQAVDKMRELEGMGIALSIDDFGTGYSSLAALKSFPISRLKIDKSFVRDLAHSADDQAIARAIISLSHQLQMRVIAEGVETEQQRAFLTQYGCDEMQGYLFSKPVPPEDIGAMLARSAHDTKG; translated from the coding sequence ATGACGCCGGCTGCCCGTCCCGAATCGCGCGGCAACCGCTGGCTGCGGCTCGGCCTGGAAACCTACGTGTCGCTGCCGCTGTTCACGCTCCTGCTGCTGGGCGTGATCTGGGCCGCCACGTTCCACTTCATCGGCAACGAGCGGGTGGCCGCGCAGGAAGCCGCGCGCGACTCGGTGATGGAGTTGCTCGACACTTACGAGGCCCAGGTGGCGCGCAACCTGAACGGTATCGACCAGACACTGAAACTGGTCAAGTATGCCGCCGAGCGCAAGGGGCCGACCGAGGCGCTGCCGGAACTGGCGCAGGAAGGCCTGCTGCCGCCAGGCATGGTGTTCGCCGTCAGTATTGCCGATGCGACCGGCCGCATCGTGGCCAGCAGCCCGGATGCCCCCGGCATGACCGTGGCGGGCGAGCGCTATTTCACCATCCATCGCGAGCGCGACACCGGCCAGCCGTTCGTTGCCAGGACGGCGCGCGACCGCGGGCGCAAGGACTGGCACATCCACTTCACGCGCCGGCTCAACGGCCCGGACGGCCTGTTCGCGGGCGCCGTGATCCTCGAGGTGGACCCGTCCTATTTCACCAGCGGCTACGAGCGCGCGCGCCAGGGCGACCAGGGCTTGCTGGCGATCGCCGGCAGCGACGGCGTGATGCGCTCGGTGCGCATCGGCGAACGCACGTCATGGGGCCAGACTGTCGACCTGGCGGCCTGGGAGCGGCCGGCCGCGCAACCGTGGACGTCCGCGCTCGATGGCGTGCCTCGCTATACGGCCACGCGCATGCTGCGCACCTATGGGCTGGTGGTGGTTGCCGGGCTTGCCGAGGCAGAACAGATGGCGCCGTTCGAAGCGCGGCGCCGCACCCACCTGTGGGAAGCCGGCGTGGCCTCGGCCGTGCTGTTCCTCGTCATCGTCCTCGTGTGGGCATGGTCGTGGCAGGGCGCAAAGGCGCGCCGCCGCATCCGCCGCGCCCAGGAAACCTATGCCGCCGCATCGGAGGCGAACCTCGACGCGTTCTTCGTGCTGCGCGCGATCTGGAGCAAGGGGGCGGGCGCGGACCGGCGCATCACCGACTTTCGGATCGTGTCGGCCAATTCCCGCGCCGAGCAGATCACCGGCCTCGCCAAGGATGTCATGCGCAACAACACCCTGTTGCAATGGCTGCCCCGCGCGCGCGCGACCGGCATGTTCGACCGGCTGTGCGCCATCATGGCAAAGGGCGGCGTGTACCAGGAAGAGTGGCACAACGACATGCCCGAATTCAAGGCCGAATGGATGCACTGGCAGGTCGTCGGCGTGGAGGGCGGCGTGGTCGCGATCCTGCGCGACATCACCGAGAGCAAGCGCGATGCGGAGCGCATCTTCCACATGGCGCACCACGACGCATTGACGGGCTTGCCGAACCGCAGCCTGATCGGCGACCGCCTCGAGCAATCGATCCTGCTGGCCGAGCGCGAGTCGCAACAGGTGATGGTGGCCTTCGTGGACCTCGACAGCTTCAAGCTCGTCAACGATACGCTGGGCCACACGGCCGGCGACGAGCTGTTGAAGACGGTGGCCGGCCGGATGGTCGACTGCGTGCGCAAGAGCGATACCGTGGGCCGCTTCGGCGGCGACGAGTTCGTGCTCGTGCTGCCACAGGGCGATGCCGGCGATGCCGACCGGGCGGCACTGCTGGAGAAGATCCTGGCCGCCGTGGTGCGGCCCGTGCTGCTGGACGGGCAGGAAGTACAGGTCAGCTGCTCGATCGGCGCCGCCGTCTATCCGCATGACGGCCGCGACCGCGACACGCTGATGATGAACGCGGACGCGGCCATGTACCGCGCCAAGGAGCTGGGCAAGAACAACTGCCAGTTCTATGCGCAGGAAATGAACGCGTCGCTGGAAGAGAAGCTGGCGCTGATGGAAGGGCTGCGCCGCGCGGTCGACGACAAGCAGTTGCGCCTGCTGTACCAGCCGAAAGTGGACCTGGCGAGCGGGCAGGTGTTCGGGGTCGAGGCGCTGATCCGCTGGCAGCACCCGGAGCGGGGCATGGTGCGCCCGGACCTGTTCATTCCGCTGGCCGAGGAGAGCGGCATGATCGTGGCGATCGGCGAATGGGTACTGCGCGAGGCATGCCGCCAGGCACGCGACTGGCAGGACGCGGGGCTGCCGCCGATCAGCATGTCGGTCAACGTGTCGCCGCGCCAGTTCGACGATCGCCGGCTCGTGGCGCGGGTAGCCGCCGCGCTGGCCGAGGCCGGTCTCGAACCGGGCTGGCTCGAGCTGGAAGTGACGGAAAGCCTGATCATGCGCGACGTGCAGCAGGCGGTCGACAAGATGCGCGAACTCGAAGGCATGGGCATCGCACTGTCGATCGACGATTTCGGCACCGGCTATTCGAGCCTGGCGGCGCTGAAGTCGTTCCCGATCTCGCGCCTGAAGATCGACAAGTCGTTCGTGCGCGACCTGGCGCACAGCGCCGACGACCAGGCGATCGCGCGCGCGATCATTTCGCTGTCGCACCAGCTGCAGATGCGGGTCATCGCGGAAGGCGTGGAAACCGAGCAGCAGCGGGCGTTCCTCACGCAGTACGGCTGCGATGAAATGCAGGGATATCTCTTCAGCAAGCCGGTGCCGCCCGAGGATATCGGCGCGATGCTGGCGCGATCCGCGCACGATACGAAAGGGTGA
- a CDS encoding pyridoxal phosphate-dependent aminotransferase, giving the protein MNFQQHNLPESHALPRSVSKRIAAARPLATTAMHERVELLKLRGEAVIDFSIAISHFPAPAPVRAAVRAALDEPLLPYTAVGGLPALRDMLAAKLRRENHIDAQAHHVIVTNGAKQALYQSLYVMTDPGDTVIVLRPHWPAYVATAQLLGLHIVLADQPDVVDAAFLDALPVAKVLMLNNPHNPTGKVYTPAELGAIRAWLRARGSACIVDESYEKLVFDGEHHSLAACPDWETLGITTIFSASQSYAMMGWRAGFACAPAVWIKAMEALQGPITAAVPALTQAAAAAAFAIGAVPELLADYRARRDLVVGLFAPVPWIAMAAPASGPYLWGDVSALTVDTVAFAETLIDDYRVAIMPGEALGCPGFIRIGYIADDEATLRRGVAAIIALGDRWAAAGAAH; this is encoded by the coding sequence ATGAACTTTCAGCAGCACAACCTTCCGGAGTCGCATGCATTACCCCGCAGTGTGTCGAAGCGGATCGCGGCAGCCCGGCCGCTGGCCACCACCGCCATGCACGAGCGTGTCGAGCTGCTGAAGCTGCGCGGCGAGGCGGTGATCGATTTCTCGATCGCCATCTCGCACTTTCCGGCACCGGCGCCCGTGCGCGCCGCGGTGCGCGCCGCGCTCGACGAGCCCCTGCTGCCCTATACCGCCGTCGGTGGCCTGCCGGCGCTGCGCGACATGCTGGCCGCCAAGCTGCGGCGCGAAAACCACATCGATGCGCAGGCGCACCATGTCATCGTCACCAACGGCGCCAAGCAGGCGCTGTACCAGTCGCTGTACGTGATGACCGATCCGGGCGACACGGTGATCGTGCTGCGCCCCCACTGGCCTGCCTACGTGGCGACGGCGCAGTTGCTGGGTCTGCACATCGTGCTGGCGGACCAGCCGGACGTGGTCGATGCGGCGTTCCTCGACGCATTGCCGGTGGCGAAGGTGCTGATGCTCAATAACCCGCACAATCCCACCGGCAAGGTGTACACGCCAGCCGAACTGGGCGCCATCCGTGCCTGGCTGCGCGCGCGCGGCAGCGCCTGCATCGTCGACGAGAGCTATGAAAAGCTCGTCTTCGACGGCGAACACCACAGCCTGGCCGCCTGCCCGGACTGGGAAACGCTGGGCATCACGACGATCTTTTCCGCCTCGCAGAGCTACGCGATGATGGGCTGGCGGGCCGGCTTCGCCTGCGCGCCGGCCGTGTGGATCAAGGCGATGGAGGCGCTGCAGGGGCCGATCACGGCGGCCGTGCCGGCATTGACCCAGGCCGCGGCCGCGGCGGCGTTCGCGATCGGCGCGGTGCCGGAATTGCTGGCCGACTACCGCGCGCGGCGCGACCTCGTGGTGGGGCTGTTCGCTCCGGTGCCGTGGATCGCCATGGCGGCGCCGGCGTCCGGCCCCTACCTGTGGGGCGACGTGTCCGCGCTGACGGTCGATACGGTGGCATTCGCCGAAACGCTGATCGATGACTACCGCGTGGCCATCATGCCGGGGGAGGCGCTCGGCTGCCCCGGCTTCATCCGCATCGGCTACATTGCCGACGACGAGGCCACGTTGCGGCGCGGCGTGGCCGCCATCATCGCGCTCGGCGACCGGTGGGCTGCCGCCGGGGCTGCGCATTGA